One Methanohalophilus mahii DSM 5219 genomic window carries:
- a CDS encoding APC family permease: MSEEKGDAGVDLHHAEQCSKVVCDASELERTIDWKQGLAIALGVPLLILPSLGYFPMWVSSAAIIVWGLSVFQGFMQNLAYGELATAFPHASGLPGFAQNVFKTKDYTGKFDKSKLIGGFSAWSYWFAWNPVLAIFAILVGGYLYNLFPILAETFTEYQLSLVAGIVIFGGLILVNYRGLEGGALAGYILAAISLLPLIVITLAPFATGDVVMSNITSQWLPADWAWDAHHILILLGLFAMAQWSACAWETAAIYGPEYRKPGSDVPKALFACGAVCFFSFVLVQAAVIGVLGVEGTIAQPISPMIPVAQAAFGSAGAIVAIVMLIAAMVLIIQTAYLGSARAMHSMATEGNLPKVFGKLNSSGTPIVAMVIIGLFNLLLISMGTPTAILAASAIGYTCANGISLFAYVKAKLNPEMAALDRPFKAPTGWKNIALLFGLFNIPLCLVGVVYLNSLEVGWTSTWVGFIVLALYLPLWFYSRNEAYKEKETISAVSLVSSISSGKKK; this comes from the coding sequence ATGAGCGAAGAAAAAGGTGATGCAGGAGTTGATCTGCATCATGCGGAACAATGTAGTAAAGTCGTGTGCGATGCCAGTGAACTGGAGCGTACCATTGACTGGAAACAGGGACTTGCTATTGCACTTGGTGTCCCGCTGTTGATTCTGCCTTCTCTGGGATATTTCCCTATGTGGGTATCATCAGCTGCAATAATCGTATGGGGTCTTTCTGTATTCCAGGGTTTTATGCAAAACCTTGCTTATGGTGAACTTGCAACAGCTTTTCCCCATGCATCGGGTCTTCCCGGATTTGCACAAAATGTGTTTAAAACAAAAGATTACACGGGCAAATTTGATAAAAGTAAATTGATAGGCGGTTTCAGTGCCTGGAGTTACTGGTTTGCATGGAATCCTGTACTTGCGATATTTGCCATCCTTGTCGGTGGCTACTTGTACAATCTTTTCCCCATACTTGCAGAAACATTTACTGAATACCAGCTTTCTCTGGTTGCGGGAATTGTAATATTCGGTGGGCTTATCCTTGTAAATTACCGTGGTCTTGAGGGTGGCGCACTTGCAGGCTATATACTAGCAGCCATTTCACTGTTGCCCCTTATTGTCATTACTCTGGCACCCTTTGCAACTGGTGATGTGGTAATGTCTAATATCACAAGCCAATGGCTTCCAGCAGATTGGGCATGGGATGCTCATCATATCTTGATACTCCTTGGTCTGTTTGCGATGGCCCAATGGAGTGCTTGTGCCTGGGAAACAGCGGCTATCTATGGTCCTGAGTACAGGAAACCGGGTTCTGATGTACCAAAAGCTCTGTTTGCCTGTGGTGCTGTTTGTTTCTTCTCTTTTGTACTTGTACAGGCTGCAGTAATTGGTGTACTCGGTGTTGAGGGCACAATCGCACAACCAATATCTCCAATGATTCCTGTGGCACAGGCTGCCTTTGGGTCTGCGGGTGCAATAGTTGCAATCGTCATGCTGATCGCAGCAATGGTGCTGATCATTCAGACTGCCTATCTTGGATCTGCAAGGGCTATGCACTCAATGGCAACTGAAGGAAACCTTCCGAAAGTTTTCGGTAAACTAAATTCCTCCGGGACCCCCATTGTGGCAATGGTAATAATTGGCCTTTTCAATCTCCTGTTGATATCCATGGGTACACCGACTGCAATCCTTGCAGCATCTGCTATTGGTTACACATGTGCAAACGGTATCAGCCTATTTGCCTATGTAAAAGCCAAATTGAACCCTGAAATGGCCGCACTCGACAGGCCTTTTAAGGCACCAACAGGCTGGAAGAACATTGCACTGCTCTTTGGTCTGTTTAATATTCCTCTCTGTCTTGTGGGTGTTGTTTATCTCAACAGCCTTGAAGTCGGATGGACTTCAACCTGGGTAGGATTCATAGTGCTGGCACTCTACCTGCCATTGTGGTTCTATTCAAGGAATGAGGCCTACAAGGAAAAAGAAACAATCAGTGCTGTCAGCCTTGTTTCAAGTATCTCCTCCGGTAAAAAGAAGTGA
- a CDS encoding peptidase U32 family protein, producing the protein MDSNYPMPELVVGVRDEGTLSACSQYADAVYFSVDRLSLRSRAKAITVDNLSGFVRSVREKGLKAYLVVNSVIYPEDTADLSTILNAARKAKVDAIVAWDPAVILQASSIGLDIHISTQANVSNAKTAEFYGYLGASRIILSRELSLDQIKQIRQHTAIELEVFVHGAMCQAISGRCYLSAYLLGKSGNCGQCTQPCRWEWTLNADDGSQVQVGGKYLLSARDLCMIEHIPQLVEAGIDAFKIEGRLRDSRYISTVSRCYSEALEACRSGKFENNQVLEWKQQLCAVYNRGFSTGFYFGKPSREGFIVEKDMNASQTLKELIGEVVNYYKNQGAAYVKLTDSALSIGDTILIEGENTHLEQHVSSMQVEGNNIKSAEKGMDVGLAVNDRVRPNDKVFRIKYPDTSGSE; encoded by the coding sequence ATGGATTCTAATTACCCTATGCCTGAACTTGTAGTAGGTGTAAGGGATGAAGGTACCCTGTCTGCATGTTCACAGTATGCAGATGCTGTGTATTTTTCCGTAGACCGGCTGAGCCTACGTTCCCGCGCAAAGGCTATTACTGTGGATAATCTTTCAGGCTTTGTAAGATCAGTACGAGAAAAAGGGTTGAAAGCTTACCTTGTTGTCAATTCTGTCATATATCCTGAAGACACTGCTGATCTATCGACTATCCTCAACGCTGCCAGGAAGGCAAAAGTGGATGCAATCGTAGCCTGGGATCCTGCTGTGATATTACAGGCATCCTCTATTGGACTTGATATACATATTTCTACACAGGCTAATGTTTCCAATGCAAAGACGGCAGAATTTTATGGCTATCTCGGTGCAAGCCGTATTATTTTATCCCGGGAGCTAAGTCTTGATCAAATCAAACAAATCAGACAACATACTGCTATTGAACTGGAGGTTTTCGTTCACGGGGCTATGTGTCAGGCGATTTCCGGAAGGTGCTACCTTTCGGCATATCTTCTGGGTAAATCGGGCAACTGTGGTCAATGTACCCAGCCATGTAGATGGGAATGGACGCTCAATGCGGATGATGGGTCGCAGGTGCAGGTGGGTGGAAAATACCTGCTAAGTGCCAGGGACCTGTGCATGATTGAACATATCCCCCAACTTGTGGAAGCCGGGATAGATGCCTTCAAGATCGAGGGACGATTACGTGACTCAAGATATATTTCAACTGTATCCCGATGTTATTCAGAGGCTCTGGAGGCCTGTAGAAGTGGGAAGTTTGAAAACAACCAGGTACTTGAATGGAAACAACAGCTTTGTGCTGTTTATAACAGAGGTTTTTCCACAGGTTTCTATTTCGGGAAACCCTCCCGGGAAGGTTTCATTGTGGAAAAAGACATGAATGCCTCGCAAACCCTAAAAGAACTTATCGGTGAGGTTGTAAATTATTATAAGAACCAGGGTGCTGCATATGTTAAGCTTACTGATTCTGCCCTTAGTATCGGTGATACTATTCTGATTGAAGGGGAGAATACTCATCTTGAACAGCATGTATCTTCCATGCAGGTGGAAGGTAATAATATAAAATCAGCTGAAAAAGGTATGGATGTGGGGCTTGCGGTAAATGATAGGGTCAGGCCCAATGATAAGGTATTCAGGATAAAATATCCTGATACATCCGGGAGTGAGTGA
- a CDS encoding nucleoside deaminase, which produces MDQFMKEAINEAMAGRDKGGIPIGSVLVRDGMIIGRGHNLRVQNDDPLAHAEISCMRDAGRIGSYADTVLYSTLMPCYLCAGAVVQFGIKKVVVGESETFEGAQDFLRSKGVEVVDLGLSECKTLMKEFIREYPELWNEDIGESGSY; this is translated from the coding sequence ATGGACCAATTCATGAAAGAAGCGATAAATGAAGCTATGGCCGGCCGCGATAAAGGTGGCATCCCCATAGGCTCTGTACTTGTAAGGGATGGAATGATTATCGGGAGAGGGCATAATCTCAGGGTACAGAACGACGACCCACTTGCACATGCGGAAATTTCCTGTATGAGGGATGCAGGTAGAATTGGAAGTTATGCGGATACGGTGTTGTATTCCACCCTTATGCCCTGCTATCTGTGTGCCGGTGCTGTGGTGCAGTTTGGTATAAAGAAAGTGGTTGTCGGGGAATCAGAAACCTTTGAAGGAGCACAGGATTTCCTGCGTAGCAAAGGAGTTGAGGTTGTTGACCTGGGTTTATCTGAATGTAAAACTTTGATGAAGGAATTTATTCGGGAATACCCTGAGCTATGGAATGAGGATATAGGGGAAAGTGGGTCATACTAA
- a CDS encoding DNA topoisomerase VI subunit B — translation MPAPIAEELAKKQQSISVAEFFEKNRQILGFDSAPRSLITTIKEAVDNSLDACEESGILPDIMLHIKRSGKSGVVVIIEDNGPGIVKDQIPRVFAKLLYGSRFHALKQSRGQQGIGISAAVLYSQLTAGHATRIISKIGPQSPAHYYELMINTRSNDPEILKDEIAEWDRPHGTRVEMEMEATYVKGRRQSVEEYLKATAIVNPHARIKLIDPEGDERIFDRATDKIPEPASEILPHPHGIELGTLMKMLRYTARQRLAPFLRYSFSKIGLLTAEEICSASGLDVDMDPQTIEREDAKRLLDAFQKVKIMSPPTDCLSPIGEELIYKGLEKEFKVDFIATTTRTPSVYSGNPFVVEVGIAYGGNLQKDDRVNIMRFANRVPLLYQQGGCVTTHGVEGIKWKQYGINQPGGGLPIGPLVLLIHVASTNVPFTSESKDAIADIPEIQDEVELALKEVGRKLNRFLKKKGSLKKRKEKEVIINKVLPRMAEKLAETLDREVPDINPVVARVMGNLLVERQFDDGNANVSLMTKNFGSKKVEFKLHEMLPFQIEATPSPKVVSMGNDYDYIWKIVLRPGEAFAVNYQLPDPSDLDSIKEPPIVEGVEEEIVTGARAIKGVV, via the coding sequence ATGCCAGCACCAATTGCAGAAGAACTTGCAAAAAAACAACAATCAATAAGCGTAGCCGAATTTTTTGAAAAGAACAGACAGATACTGGGTTTTGATTCGGCCCCCAGAAGTCTTATTACTACGATAAAAGAAGCTGTGGATAACTCCCTGGATGCCTGTGAGGAATCGGGGATACTACCCGATATTATGCTTCATATTAAACGCTCGGGTAAAAGCGGAGTCGTTGTGATTATTGAGGACAATGGTCCGGGTATTGTGAAAGATCAGATCCCGAGGGTTTTTGCCAAACTGCTTTATGGTTCTCGTTTTCATGCGCTCAAGCAGAGCAGGGGTCAGCAGGGTATCGGTATCTCAGCAGCAGTTCTCTATTCTCAGCTGACAGCAGGCCATGCCACCCGAATTATTTCCAAGATAGGTCCCCAGTCCCCTGCTCACTATTATGAACTGATGATCAATACCCGTTCCAATGACCCCGAAATCCTGAAAGATGAAATAGCAGAATGGGATCGTCCTCATGGAACCCGGGTGGAAATGGAAATGGAGGCTACCTATGTAAAGGGGCGCCGCCAGTCGGTAGAAGAATATCTCAAGGCCACAGCCATTGTAAATCCCCATGCCCGAATAAAACTCATTGACCCTGAAGGTGATGAGAGAATATTTGACAGGGCTACGGATAAGATACCCGAACCTGCAAGCGAGATTTTGCCGCATCCGCATGGTATCGAGCTGGGTACCCTTATGAAAATGCTGCGTTATACAGCAAGGCAAAGACTTGCTCCTTTTCTGAGATATTCTTTTTCCAAGATAGGCTTGCTCACAGCAGAAGAAATCTGTAGTGCCAGTGGACTTGATGTGGATATGGACCCGCAAACCATTGAAAGGGAAGATGCGAAACGCCTTCTTGATGCATTCCAGAAAGTAAAAATCATGTCCCCTCCGACAGATTGTCTGTCCCCAATAGGTGAAGAATTGATATATAAGGGTCTGGAAAAAGAATTCAAAGTCGATTTTATTGCAACTACCACGCGTACTCCTTCCGTATATTCCGGTAATCCCTTTGTTGTGGAAGTTGGGATTGCTTATGGAGGCAATCTGCAAAAGGATGACAGGGTCAATATAATGAGGTTTGCCAACCGGGTCCCTCTTCTTTATCAGCAGGGAGGCTGTGTGACCACACATGGCGTGGAAGGTATCAAATGGAAACAATACGGTATTAACCAGCCGGGTGGGGGACTGCCTATCGGTCCTTTGGTATTGCTTATACATGTGGCCTCCACAAATGTACCTTTTACATCTGAATCCAAGGACGCTATTGCGGATATCCCCGAAATCCAGGACGAGGTGGAACTTGCCCTCAAAGAAGTGGGAAGGAAACTAAATCGCTTCCTTAAAAAGAAAGGTTCCCTTAAAAAACGCAAGGAAAAGGAAGTTATCATTAACAAGGTATTGCCCCGGATGGCGGAAAAACTGGCAGAAACCCTTGATAGGGAAGTACCGGATATCAATCCTGTTGTTGCCAGGGTAATGGGCAACCTGCTTGTTGAAAGGCAATTCGATGATGGTAATGCCAATGTATCCCTCATGACAAAGAATTTTGGGAGCAAGAAAGTAGAATTCAAATTACATGAGATGTTGCCTTTCCAGATCGAGGCAACCCCATCACCCAAAGTGGTTAGCATGGGCAATGATTATGATTACATATGGAAAATTGTTCTCAGGCCAGGTGAGGCTTTTGCCGTGAATTACCAGTTACCTGACCCCTCGGATCTGGATTCTATAAAAGAACCTCCTATTGTTGAAGGGGTTGAGGAAGAGATTGTTACAGGTGCCAGAGCGATAAAAGGGGTTGTATAA
- a CDS encoding DNA topoisomerase IV subunit A: MAKNEHRKEHDRLAEQRLTGLASELYSHFVDGRIPYVNMPSRTKNNIEFNEISDVWVYGGRESERSAKTVKGAFQLLKTSHVLDFLLNNHIGNNRGSTLRELYYISENWDIAKFKEQPESDRLIEDLEIISSLQREYFHMRPEEDGATLFGPLQLREETKRGDRDIHCQEDVGESGYQIPFNVENIDFIDHDAKFIIAIETGGMYARLIENGFDELNDAILVHLKGQPARSTRRMIKRMNEELGIPVVVFTDGDPWSYRIYASVAYGAIKSAHLSEFMATPAAKFVGVQPSDIVEYELSTDKLTDKDVDALRSELTDPRFETDYWKEQINLQLDIGKKAEQQAFAGKGLDFVTKTYLPDRLSDMGII, from the coding sequence ATGGCTAAGAATGAACACCGTAAGGAGCATGACAGGCTTGCAGAGCAAAGGTTGACGGGTCTTGCATCGGAGTTGTATTCGCATTTTGTTGATGGACGGATCCCTTATGTGAATATGCCCAGCAGAACCAAGAACAATATTGAATTTAATGAAATCAGCGATGTATGGGTGTATGGTGGCCGGGAAAGTGAAAGAAGTGCCAAGACCGTAAAAGGGGCATTCCAGTTATTGAAAACCTCTCATGTGCTTGATTTTCTCTTAAATAACCATATAGGGAATAACCGCGGTTCAACTTTGAGGGAATTATACTACATCTCCGAGAACTGGGATATTGCCAAGTTCAAGGAACAACCCGAAAGTGATCGCCTGATTGAGGACCTTGAGATAATTTCCAGTCTCCAGAGGGAATATTTCCACATGCGTCCTGAAGAAGACGGTGCTACCCTTTTTGGTCCCCTGCAGTTGCGGGAAGAGACCAAGCGAGGTGATCGTGATATCCATTGTCAGGAGGATGTAGGTGAAAGCGGCTATCAGATTCCTTTTAATGTGGAGAATATCGATTTCATAGACCATGACGCCAAATTTATAATAGCCATTGAGACCGGTGGTATGTATGCCCGTCTGATTGAGAATGGTTTTGATGAACTAAATGATGCTATACTTGTACATCTCAAAGGCCAGCCCGCTCGCTCGACCCGGCGTATGATCAAAAGGATGAATGAAGAACTGGGTATTCCGGTTGTGGTATTTACTGACGGTGATCCATGGTCCTATCGTATATATGCTTCAGTTGCATATGGTGCCATCAAGAGTGCCCACCTTTCCGAGTTCATGGCAACTCCTGCGGCCAAGTTTGTCGGGGTGCAGCCTTCGGATATCGTGGAGTATGAATTGTCCACCGATAAATTGACCGATAAGGATGTCGATGCCCTGCGCAGTGAACTTACAGACCCGAGGTTTGAAACCGATTACTGGAAAGAACAGATCAACCTGCAGCTTGACATTGGGAAAAAGGCAGAACAGCAGGCCTTTGCGGGCAAGGGCCTTGATTTTGTCACAAAGACATACCTGCCCGACAGGCTTTCAGATATGGGTATAATTTAA
- a CDS encoding bifunctional N(6)-L-threonylcarbamoyladenine synthase/serine/threonine protein kinase, translated as MTLVLGIEGTAWNLSAAVVNEDEVVCEVTHTYKPTTGGIHPREAAQHHAQFASWVISNLFGELAEKNINPKDIDAISFSQGPGLGACLRTVATAARALSLSLEIPLVGVNHCVAHVEIGRWKTPAKDPVVLYASGANTQVLAYRRGKYRVFGETLDIGVGNALDKFARSAGLSHPGGPQIEMYAKDSVNYVNLPYVVKGMDFSFSGLSTAATDALQKHTLEDVCYSLQENAFAMLVEVTERALAHTGKNEVLLGGGVGANMRLREMLDIMCDDRGASFYVPEKRFMGDNGAMIAWLGLLMYKAGDTIRVDDSHVNPNYRPDMVDVTWLKE; from the coding sequence GTGACGCTGGTTCTTGGCATAGAGGGCACCGCATGGAATTTGAGTGCGGCAGTTGTTAACGAAGATGAAGTGGTCTGTGAGGTAACACATACCTACAAACCTACAACCGGAGGCATTCATCCCCGCGAAGCTGCTCAACATCATGCTCAGTTTGCTTCCTGGGTGATTTCCAATCTTTTTGGAGAACTGGCTGAGAAAAACATAAATCCCAAAGATATTGATGCGATCTCTTTTTCACAGGGCCCGGGCCTAGGTGCCTGCTTGAGGACCGTGGCAACTGCTGCCAGGGCCCTTTCCCTCTCCCTTGAAATTCCTCTTGTAGGGGTGAACCATTGCGTAGCCCATGTGGAGATCGGGAGGTGGAAAACACCTGCAAAGGATCCTGTGGTGCTTTATGCAAGCGGGGCCAATACCCAGGTGCTGGCCTACAGGCGGGGAAAATATCGCGTATTTGGGGAAACCCTGGATATAGGTGTAGGAAATGCCCTTGATAAGTTTGCCCGCAGTGCAGGCCTGTCTCATCCCGGTGGTCCGCAGATCGAGATGTATGCAAAGGATTCGGTGAATTATGTAAACCTGCCCTATGTGGTGAAGGGTATGGATTTCTCCTTCTCCGGGCTTTCAACTGCAGCCACCGATGCCCTGCAAAAACATACGTTAGAGGATGTGTGTTATTCCTTGCAGGAGAATGCTTTTGCAATGCTTGTGGAGGTTACCGAACGGGCTCTGGCACATACCGGTAAGAATGAGGTGTTGCTTGGAGGCGGGGTAGGGGCGAACATGCGCCTGCGTGAGATGCTTGACATTATGTGTGATGACCGTGGTGCATCCTTTTATGTGCCCGAGAAACGTTTCATGGGAGATAATGGTGCTATGATAGCCTGGCTCGGTCTTCTTATGTATAAGGCAGGCGATACAATCAGGGTCGACGATTCTCATGTAAATCCCAATTATCGTCCTGACATGGTGGATGTGACATGGTTGAAGGAGTAA
- a CDS encoding Kae1-associated kinase Bud32: protein MVEGVNEMLRDGAEATVIRRNNRLVKSRIPKRYRVRELDERIRRERTRAEARLISEARRAGVATPVIYDIYNSIIEMDYIDGKPLKYVISETLCEKLGELVGRLHSAGIIHGDLTTSNVIWDGSKMWLIDFGLAFSAEDLESRGVDIHVLFQTLESSHPNHEVLIDAFCKGYYRTLESAKDVLERVIEIETRGRYA from the coding sequence ATGGTTGAAGGAGTAAATGAAATGCTCAGGGATGGTGCAGAGGCAACTGTCATCCGGAGGAATAATCGTCTGGTCAAGAGTCGTATCCCCAAACGTTATCGTGTTCGGGAACTGGATGAGCGGATTCGCAGGGAACGCACCCGGGCAGAGGCCCGTTTGATCTCGGAAGCCCGCAGGGCCGGTGTGGCGACACCCGTTATCTATGATATTTATAATTCCATCATTGAGATGGATTACATTGATGGTAAGCCATTAAAATATGTCATTTCTGAAACTTTGTGTGAAAAACTCGGGGAACTTGTGGGCAGGCTCCATTCTGCAGGTATAATTCACGGAGACCTTACTACCTCGAATGTCATCTGGGATGGAAGCAAGATGTGGCTTATCGATTTTGGGCTTGCTTTCAGTGCAGAAGACCTTGAATCCCGCGGCGTAGATATTCATGTGCTCTTCCAGACCCTTGAAAGCTCACATCCCAACCACGAGGTACTCATAGATGCCTTCTGTAAGGGTTATTATCGCACTCTTGAATCTGCGAAAGATGTACTAGAAAGGGTTATTGAAATTGAAACAAGAGGAAGGTACGCCTGA
- a CDS encoding XTP/dITP diphosphatase, whose amino-acid sequence MRKIVFVTGNSGKFREIKAILEKRGIEVLQNTDGYPELQEDDLEPIAADGARLSCEKLGLSVMVDDSGLFIDALNGFPGPYSAFVEDHLGNPKVLKLMEDEENRRAYFKSVIGYCEPGKEPLTFTGIVEGNIGYEEKGKGGFGYDPIFLYGDRTFGEMGDEEKNKVSHRKRAVDKFVEWIDSNL is encoded by the coding sequence ATGCGCAAAATTGTATTCGTTACCGGCAACAGTGGCAAGTTCAGGGAAATTAAGGCAATTCTGGAGAAGAGGGGAATTGAGGTCCTCCAGAATACGGATGGTTATCCTGAGTTACAGGAAGATGATCTGGAACCAATCGCAGCCGATGGTGCCCGCCTGTCCTGTGAAAAGCTGGGATTGTCCGTGATGGTGGATGATTCCGGACTTTTCATTGATGCCCTGAATGGTTTTCCGGGCCCTTATTCTGCCTTTGTGGAAGATCATCTTGGCAACCCCAAAGTCCTGAAATTGATGGAGGATGAAGAAAATCGCCGTGCTTATTTCAAATCCGTTATTGGCTACTGTGAGCCCGGAAAAGAACCCCTGACGTTTACCGGTATTGTTGAAGGCAACATCGGTTATGAAGAAAAAGGGAAAGGCGGTTTTGGCTATGATCCTATATTCCTGTATGGTGATCGTACATTCGGTGAGATGGGAGATGAGGAAAAGAATAAAGTATCCCATAGAAAGCGTGCTGTGGATAAGTTTGTGGAATGGATTGACTCAAACTTATGA
- a CDS encoding cyclase family protein, translating into MIDITQSIAPETRVYPGDPKVTVKRVTSIESCGYSVSKLEIGSHTATHIDAPAHIFEGGRTVDELELSSLVGRAYLIDFSGKTEIGYEDMEEAFPFKDKNRCEIILLKTESSDQRFTRILPDTAEWIAKKGFMTVGIDSESVDSGEGLENHMMLLRKEINIIENLDLKNVDPGYYGFVCLPLKIKGCDGAPARAILLRS; encoded by the coding sequence ATTATTGACATTACACAATCCATTGCTCCTGAAACCAGAGTTTATCCGGGTGATCCAAAAGTTACTGTCAAAAGGGTCACTTCTATAGAATCCTGCGGATACAGTGTCTCAAAACTCGAAATAGGTAGTCACACTGCCACCCATATCGATGCTCCTGCCCATATATTTGAGGGCGGGCGCACAGTAGATGAACTGGAATTATCCTCTCTTGTGGGCAGGGCTTATCTGATTGATTTTTCCGGGAAAACCGAAATCGGATACGAAGACATGGAAGAAGCCTTTCCCTTCAAAGACAAAAACAGATGTGAAATCATATTGCTGAAAACTGAATCATCCGACCAAAGATTTACAAGAATACTTCCCGATACTGCAGAATGGATTGCCAAAAAAGGATTCATGACAGTGGGAATCGATTCGGAGTCAGTGGATTCCGGGGAAGGACTGGAAAATCACATGATGTTGCTTAGAAAAGAAATCAATATCATTGAGAACCTGGATCTTAAAAATGTTGACCCGGGTTATTATGGATTTGTCTGCCTGCCACTAAAAATAAAAGGGTGTGACGGGGCACCGGCACGAGCAATACTTCTCCGGTCATAA
- a CDS encoding histidinol phosphate phosphatase domain-containing protein, whose amino-acid sequence MIDLHTHTIFSDGELIPSEQVRRAKTLGYEAIGLTDHADFTNVEHILNCVTKAKYLEEPMEIKVLPGIEITHVPPEKIASLAKLARELGAEIVVVHGESPVEPVLPGTNLAAAQCSDVDILAHPGFITEEEAKIATDNNVCLEITSRGGHNRTNGHVVKIAKLSGATMVVDTDSHHPSDLITTSTALKVAMGAGLEKDEAKQVLENSRALI is encoded by the coding sequence ATGATAGATCTGCATACACATACAATATTCAGCGATGGAGAACTTATTCCAAGCGAGCAGGTCCGCAGGGCAAAAACCCTCGGCTATGAGGCAATCGGGCTTACAGACCATGCCGATTTCACCAATGTAGAACACATCCTCAACTGTGTTACCAAGGCAAAATACCTAGAAGAGCCAATGGAGATAAAGGTACTTCCCGGCATTGAGATAACACATGTGCCCCCTGAAAAAATAGCATCCCTTGCAAAACTTGCAAGAGAACTGGGAGCCGAGATTGTTGTTGTACACGGAGAAAGCCCGGTTGAGCCTGTTTTGCCCGGCACAAACCTTGCTGCTGCACAATGTTCGGATGTAGATATCCTGGCACACCCCGGATTTATCACTGAAGAAGAAGCTAAAATTGCAACGGATAACAATGTATGTCTGGAAATTACCTCAAGAGGTGGGCATAACCGCACCAATGGCCATGTTGTCAAAATCGCAAAACTTAGCGGTGCAACAATGGTCGTGGATACCGATTCACACCACCCTTCTGACCTGATAACAACAAGCACTGCATTGAAAGTGGCAATGGGAGCAGGGCTTGAAAAGGATGAAGCAAAGCAGGTGCTGGAAAATTCAAGGGCCCTTATCTGA
- a CDS encoding DUF211 domain-containing protein has product MMNNKSGIRRLVLDVLKPHNPSIVELAGVLGDVEGVDGVNLSLYEMDQKTENVKITLEGMDLDYELIRQEIENMGAVVHSVDEIAAGKKIIEEVETHQDR; this is encoded by the coding sequence ATGATGAATAATAAGTCAGGGATTCGCAGGTTGGTTCTGGATGTTCTTAAGCCACATAATCCTTCCATAGTTGAGCTTGCAGGTGTGTTGGGTGATGTGGAAGGAGTTGATGGTGTCAATCTTAGTTTATATGAAATGGATCAGAAAACCGAAAATGTAAAAATCACCCTGGAAGGGATGGATCTTGACTATGAACTTATCCGTCAGGAAATAGAGAATATGGGTGCGGTGGTCCATAGCGTAGATGAGATTGCAGCCGGTAAAAAAATCATCGAAGAAGTGGAGACTCACCAGGACAGGTGA